The following proteins are co-located in the Triticum aestivum cultivar Chinese Spring chromosome 1A, IWGSC CS RefSeq v2.1, whole genome shotgun sequence genome:
- the LOC123053222 gene encoding putative E3 ubiquitin-protein ligase LIN-1 isoform X1, which produces MTATAVAAFPPHASICSLISFLGHHLAALLADPADLLATRRRCVALLAGPSPRPASSADGDDDDDDDAVLAALQGAIDSFPTAASADAGLLRDVEAALQAPALLPEDGRTAGRGNRVVAACAYFYLALVRAAQGDAWQMAAHFLQAVLVSPAALAGRGGLAPRALWDGLFDEAVLARAGGAGASEDDAARRAARRYKDWLMYYRVVAAAPDGAGAASADGGGCFQLGKSAGSAIPRWRNVSEETTAQWIGHGEKSTALVSNFGGHGGFAELKYFLSCADQEFQEDAKGSSDSRCLHEMLEEAQSDSPVSFYSHLDSSEASDSEQAALHDKGRSAKIMPIDADFLSSKLHERSCHNKSLTWCTSPENAMIYAPESPLYTVDDAEMQPNNLQLSRSQGSPNNLSTSVFDLHNADSYAVSNYFNKDDISPQCTPRHDLRCFSNFSTKFIKRSALSDLVSRGSMSRKFKPFSNSDDWSDASSRSGNNSQVDFLERFEKAVSKLLVSDGLESCLDASSEVTTIWQLLSHTSEVRHKPSVRQDILEQLFDSISTDKKDKVIRASVYVLVLMISEDRNVMRDIKKKDYYLSNLATVLKRDVHEAVILIYLLDPSPSEIKNLELLPSLLHVACNTATQKWPTLLPLTPTSASIALIEILVTAFDYVTNNVHLATISSPPILSKLVDVAKNNNLEEGMALAAILVRCVRLSGNCKKFLSQATPVEPFLHLLRRKEQRVKYAALEYFHEILQIPRSSAISLLQKIWQLGGIAIMHTLVACLHQTEPEQRVLAANLLLQLDMLENPDGRSVFKDEAVEVLLESLSSQENFTAQALAASFLSNLGGTHSWSGESYTAAWLSKKAGLTSKSHRNMIRNIDWQDACLQDTEISSWSNKFARAIIGIGVPFISALAKGLQSKVKGTSHDCLVCAAWLASELASLGENDIRCYACEILLLDIVHHLHPGCELDERVLACMCVYNYTSGKGKQKLMSLSEGSRESLRRLSSFTWMAEELLQVTDYYLPRKPRVSCVHTQILEIGQPGNGAVTAITFFRGQLFVGYFNGTIRAWDIKGQRAVIIREVKEHKKAVTCFALSETGQNLLSGSADKSIRVWKMAQRKLECVEVFQIKEAVQKFDIYGDKIIVLTHKNVLKFSCSARSTQTFYKSKHVKSLALSQGKAYLGCGDLSIQELDVSVESKIEIRAPTRSWRISKQPINSIVVYKDWMYCAGSQVEGSAMKDWKKRCKPTMTMSMPKGTNVEAMAVVEDFIYLTCNKSPSVIQIWLREKQQKVGRLPAGSKITSLFTANDIIFCGTETGLIKAWIPL; this is translated from the exons AtgacggcgacggcggtggcggcattCCCGCCGCACGCCTCCATCTGCTCCCTCATCTCCTTCCTCGGCCACCACCTCGCCGCGCTCCTCGCCGACCCGGCCGACCTCCTCGCCACGCGGCGCCGCTGCGTGGCGCTGCTCGCGGGGCCTTCCCCGCGCCCGGCCTCCTCGGCcgacggcgacgacgatgacgacgacgacgccgtCCTCGCCGCGCTCCAGGGCGCCATCGACTCGTTCCCGACGGCGGCCTCTGCGGACGCGGGGCTCCTCCGCGACGTCGAggcggcgctgcaggcgcccgcgCTGCTGCCGGAGGACGGGCGGACGGCGGGGCGGGGCAACCGGGTCGTGGCCGCGTGCGCCTACTTCTACCTGGCCCTGGTGCGGGCGGCGCAGGGGGACGCGTGGCAGATGGCCGCGCACTTCCTGCAGGCCGTGCTCGTCTCCCCCGCCGCGCTGGCCGGCCGCGGCGGGCTCGCGCCCCGCGCGCTCTGGGACGGCCTGTTCGACGAGGCCGTCCTCGCGCGCGCCGGCGGCGCCGGCGCCAGCGAGGACGACGCGGCGCGCCGGGCCGCCCGGCGGTACAAGGACTGGCTCATGTACTACCGGGTCGTGGCCGCCGCGCCCGacggcgccggcgccgcctcggccgACGGTGGCGG GTGCTTTCAGCTGGGAAAATCTGCAGGCTCTGCGATTCCAAGATGGAGAAATGTCTCTGAG GAGACGACGGCCCAATGGATCGGACATGGGGAGAAGAGCACGGCCTTGGTCTCCAACTTCGGCGGTCATGGTGGCTTCGCCGAGCTGAAGTACTTTCTCAGCTGTGCCGATCAGGAGTTCCAGGAAGATGCCAAGGGGAGCTCTGACAGCAGGTGCCTCCATGAGATGCTCGAGGAGGCCCAGTCCGACTCGCCGGTTTCATTCTACTCGCATCTTGATTCTAGCGAAGCAAGCGACAGCGAG CAGGCAGCTCTACATGACAAAGGGAGGTCAGCAAAGATTATGCCTATTGATGCAGATTTCTTGTCAAGTAAACTCCATGAAAG ATCATGCCACAACAAGAGTCTAACATGGTGCACTTCTCCTGAGAATGCAATGATATATGCTCCTGAATCTCCACTTTACACTGTCGATGACGCTGAGatgcaaccaaacaacttgcaatTAAGCAGATCACAAGGCTCACCGAACAATCTGTCAACTTCAGTCTTCGATCTGCACAATGCAGACTCATACGCTGTGTCCAACTATTTTAACAAGGATGACATTTCTCCACAATGCACACCCAGACATGATCTCAGGTGCTTCAGCAACTTCTCAACCAAATTCATCAAGAGAAGTGCTCTATCCGACCTAGTGTCTCGAGGAAGCATGAGTAGGAAATTCAAACCTTTCTCAAACAGTGATGACTGGAGCGATGCTAGCTCGCGCAGCGGGAACAACAGTCAGGTTGATTTTCTTGAAAGATTCGAGAAGGCGGTATCAAAACTATTGGTTTCTGACGGGCTAGAAAGCTGCCTAGATGCCAGCTCAGAAGTCACAACTATATGGCAGCTGCTGAGCCATACATCTGAAGTGAGACACAAACCGTCAGTAAGGCAAGACATCCTTGAACAACTGTTTGATAGCATTTCAACAGACAAGAAGGATAAAGTGATCAGAGCATCAGTCTATGTTCTAGTGCTTATGATATCTGAAGATAGGAATGTAATGAGAGACATCAAGAAGAAAGACTACTATTTATCCAATTTAGCCACTGTGTTGAAGAGAGATGTGCATGAAGCGGTCATTCTGATATATTTATTGGATCCTTCACCTTCTGAGATAAAAAATTTGGAGCTGTTACCTTCACTTTTACACGTGGCCTGTAATACTGCCACCCAAAAATGGCCTACACTGCTTCCACTGACGCCAACATCCGCATCAATAGCTCTCATTGAGATCTTGGTGACAGCATTTGACTATGTAACGAATAATGTTCACTTGGCCACAATCAGCTCTCCTCCTATTCTCTCTAAGCTTGTTGATGTTGCAAAGAACAACAACTTGGAAGAAGGCATGGCCCTGGCAGCTATTCTCGTCAGGTGTGTGCGACTTAGCGGAAACTGTAAGAAGTTTCTGTCACAGGCTACTCCAGTGGAACCTTTCCTTCACCTTCTCAGAAGGAAAGAACAGCGTGTCAAGTACGCTGCGCTTGAATACTTCCATGAGATTCTTCAGATTCCTCG GTCCTCTGCAATTTCTTTGCTACAAAAAATATGGCAGCTAGGAGGTATTGCTATTATGCATACATTGGTGGCCTGCCTCCATCAAACTGAACCTGAGCAACGGGTTTTAGCGGCTAATCTTCTCCTTCAATTGGATATGCTG GAAAATCCAGATGGAAGGAGTGTCTTCAAAGACGAAGCAGTGGAGGTCCTACTGGAATCTCTATCATCTCAAGAAAATTTCACTGCGCAAGCACTAGCAGCGTCTTTTCTGTCAAATCTTGGAGGGACTCATTCCTGGTCAGGAGAATCCTACACTGCTGCATGGCTATCAAAGAAAGCAGGCCTCACCTCAAAATCTCATAGAAATATGATCAGAAACATCGACTGGcaggatgcttgccttcag GATACAGAAATAAGCTCATGGAGCAACAAATTTGCACGAGCAATTATAGGAATAGGAGTGCCCTTTATCAGTGCACTAGCCAAAGGATTGCAAAGCAAGGTGAAGGGAACCTCACACGACTGCCTAGTATGCGCCGCATGGCTTGCAAGTGAGCTGGCTTCCCTTGGTGAAAATGATATAagatgttatgcttgtgagatctTGTTACTTGACATAGTGCACCACCTTCATCCGGGATGCGAGCTTGATGAAAGGGTTCTAGCGTGCATGTGTGTATATAACTACACCTCTGGAAAAG GTAAGCAAAAGTTGATGAGCTTGTCAGAGGGTTCGCGAGAATCCCTTAGGAGGCTTTCATCATTCACATGGATGGCTGAGGAGTTACTTCAAGTTACAGATTACTACCTCCCTAGGAAACCA CGTGTATCATGTGTACATACACAAATCCTAGAGATTGGTCAACCTGGCAATGGAGCAGTAACTGCTATAACATTCTTTAGAGGGCAGCTCTTTGTTGGTTACTTCAATGGCACCATCAGG GCATGGGATATAAAAGGCCAGAGAGCAGTAATCATCAGAGAGGTTAAAGAGCACAAGAAAGCAGTCACGTGTTTTGCACTATCAGAAACTGGACAAAATCTCTTGAGCGGATCAGCTGACAAATCTATTCGG GTATGGAAAATGGCACAGCGCAAGCTTGAGTGTGTCGAGGTATTTCAAATAAAAGAGGCTGTGCAGAAGTTTGATATTTACGGTGACAAAATTATTGTACTAACACATAAAAACGTTCTGAAG TTCTCTTGTTCAGCAAGAAGCACCCAGACATTTTACAAGAGCAAGCATGTAAAATCCCTAGCTCTTTCTCAGGGCAAAGCTTACCTCGGCTGCGGAGACTTGAGTATACAG GAATTAGATGTATCAGTAGAATCGAAGATTGAAATAAGAGCGCCTACAAGAAGCTGGAGAATCAGTAAGCAACCAATTAACTCCATAGTAGTATATAAAGATTGGATGTACTGTGCTGGTTCTCAAGTGGAAGGATCTGCCATGAAG GATTGGAAAAAGCGATGCAAGCCTACGATGACAATGTCAATGCCAAAGGGAACAAATGTAGAGGCAATGGCAGTGGTGGAGGACTTCATCTACCTGACCTGCAATAAAAGCCCAAGTGTCATTCAG ATATGGTTGAGAGAGAAGCAGCAGAAAGTTGGAAGGCTGCCTGCAGGGAGCAAGATAACGAGCCTCTTCACTGCAAATGACATCATTTTCTGTGGAACTGAAACCGGGTTAATCAAG GCATGGATCCCTTTGTGA
- the LOC123053222 gene encoding putative E3 ubiquitin-protein ligase LIN-1 isoform X2, producing MTATAVAAFPPHASICSLISFLGHHLAALLADPADLLATRRRCVALLAGPSPRPASSADGDDDDDDDAVLAALQGAIDSFPTAASADAGLLRDVEAALQAPALLPEDGRTAGRGNRVVAACAYFYLALVRAAQGDAWQMAAHFLQAVLVSPAALAGRGGLAPRALWDGLFDEAVLARAGGAGASEDDAARRAARRYKDWLMYYRVVAAAPDGAGAASADGGGCFQLGKSAGSAIPRWRNVSEETTAQWIGHGEKSTALVSNFGGHGGFAELKYFLSCADQEFQEDAKGSSDSRCLHEMLEEAQSDSPVSFYSHLDSSEASDSEAALHDKGRSAKIMPIDADFLSSKLHERSCHNKSLTWCTSPENAMIYAPESPLYTVDDAEMQPNNLQLSRSQGSPNNLSTSVFDLHNADSYAVSNYFNKDDISPQCTPRHDLRCFSNFSTKFIKRSALSDLVSRGSMSRKFKPFSNSDDWSDASSRSGNNSQVDFLERFEKAVSKLLVSDGLESCLDASSEVTTIWQLLSHTSEVRHKPSVRQDILEQLFDSISTDKKDKVIRASVYVLVLMISEDRNVMRDIKKKDYYLSNLATVLKRDVHEAVILIYLLDPSPSEIKNLELLPSLLHVACNTATQKWPTLLPLTPTSASIALIEILVTAFDYVTNNVHLATISSPPILSKLVDVAKNNNLEEGMALAAILVRCVRLSGNCKKFLSQATPVEPFLHLLRRKEQRVKYAALEYFHEILQIPRSSAISLLQKIWQLGGIAIMHTLVACLHQTEPEQRVLAANLLLQLDMLENPDGRSVFKDEAVEVLLESLSSQENFTAQALAASFLSNLGGTHSWSGESYTAAWLSKKAGLTSKSHRNMIRNIDWQDACLQDTEISSWSNKFARAIIGIGVPFISALAKGLQSKVKGTSHDCLVCAAWLASELASLGENDIRCYACEILLLDIVHHLHPGCELDERVLACMCVYNYTSGKGKQKLMSLSEGSRESLRRLSSFTWMAEELLQVTDYYLPRKPRVSCVHTQILEIGQPGNGAVTAITFFRGQLFVGYFNGTIRAWDIKGQRAVIIREVKEHKKAVTCFALSETGQNLLSGSADKSIRVWKMAQRKLECVEVFQIKEAVQKFDIYGDKIIVLTHKNVLKFSCSARSTQTFYKSKHVKSLALSQGKAYLGCGDLSIQELDVSVESKIEIRAPTRSWRISKQPINSIVVYKDWMYCAGSQVEGSAMKDWKKRCKPTMTMSMPKGTNVEAMAVVEDFIYLTCNKSPSVIQIWLREKQQKVGRLPAGSKITSLFTANDIIFCGTETGLIKAWIPL from the exons AtgacggcgacggcggtggcggcattCCCGCCGCACGCCTCCATCTGCTCCCTCATCTCCTTCCTCGGCCACCACCTCGCCGCGCTCCTCGCCGACCCGGCCGACCTCCTCGCCACGCGGCGCCGCTGCGTGGCGCTGCTCGCGGGGCCTTCCCCGCGCCCGGCCTCCTCGGCcgacggcgacgacgatgacgacgacgacgccgtCCTCGCCGCGCTCCAGGGCGCCATCGACTCGTTCCCGACGGCGGCCTCTGCGGACGCGGGGCTCCTCCGCGACGTCGAggcggcgctgcaggcgcccgcgCTGCTGCCGGAGGACGGGCGGACGGCGGGGCGGGGCAACCGGGTCGTGGCCGCGTGCGCCTACTTCTACCTGGCCCTGGTGCGGGCGGCGCAGGGGGACGCGTGGCAGATGGCCGCGCACTTCCTGCAGGCCGTGCTCGTCTCCCCCGCCGCGCTGGCCGGCCGCGGCGGGCTCGCGCCCCGCGCGCTCTGGGACGGCCTGTTCGACGAGGCCGTCCTCGCGCGCGCCGGCGGCGCCGGCGCCAGCGAGGACGACGCGGCGCGCCGGGCCGCCCGGCGGTACAAGGACTGGCTCATGTACTACCGGGTCGTGGCCGCCGCGCCCGacggcgccggcgccgcctcggccgACGGTGGCGG GTGCTTTCAGCTGGGAAAATCTGCAGGCTCTGCGATTCCAAGATGGAGAAATGTCTCTGAG GAGACGACGGCCCAATGGATCGGACATGGGGAGAAGAGCACGGCCTTGGTCTCCAACTTCGGCGGTCATGGTGGCTTCGCCGAGCTGAAGTACTTTCTCAGCTGTGCCGATCAGGAGTTCCAGGAAGATGCCAAGGGGAGCTCTGACAGCAGGTGCCTCCATGAGATGCTCGAGGAGGCCCAGTCCGACTCGCCGGTTTCATTCTACTCGCATCTTGATTCTAGCGAAGCAAGCGACAGCGAG GCAGCTCTACATGACAAAGGGAGGTCAGCAAAGATTATGCCTATTGATGCAGATTTCTTGTCAAGTAAACTCCATGAAAG ATCATGCCACAACAAGAGTCTAACATGGTGCACTTCTCCTGAGAATGCAATGATATATGCTCCTGAATCTCCACTTTACACTGTCGATGACGCTGAGatgcaaccaaacaacttgcaatTAAGCAGATCACAAGGCTCACCGAACAATCTGTCAACTTCAGTCTTCGATCTGCACAATGCAGACTCATACGCTGTGTCCAACTATTTTAACAAGGATGACATTTCTCCACAATGCACACCCAGACATGATCTCAGGTGCTTCAGCAACTTCTCAACCAAATTCATCAAGAGAAGTGCTCTATCCGACCTAGTGTCTCGAGGAAGCATGAGTAGGAAATTCAAACCTTTCTCAAACAGTGATGACTGGAGCGATGCTAGCTCGCGCAGCGGGAACAACAGTCAGGTTGATTTTCTTGAAAGATTCGAGAAGGCGGTATCAAAACTATTGGTTTCTGACGGGCTAGAAAGCTGCCTAGATGCCAGCTCAGAAGTCACAACTATATGGCAGCTGCTGAGCCATACATCTGAAGTGAGACACAAACCGTCAGTAAGGCAAGACATCCTTGAACAACTGTTTGATAGCATTTCAACAGACAAGAAGGATAAAGTGATCAGAGCATCAGTCTATGTTCTAGTGCTTATGATATCTGAAGATAGGAATGTAATGAGAGACATCAAGAAGAAAGACTACTATTTATCCAATTTAGCCACTGTGTTGAAGAGAGATGTGCATGAAGCGGTCATTCTGATATATTTATTGGATCCTTCACCTTCTGAGATAAAAAATTTGGAGCTGTTACCTTCACTTTTACACGTGGCCTGTAATACTGCCACCCAAAAATGGCCTACACTGCTTCCACTGACGCCAACATCCGCATCAATAGCTCTCATTGAGATCTTGGTGACAGCATTTGACTATGTAACGAATAATGTTCACTTGGCCACAATCAGCTCTCCTCCTATTCTCTCTAAGCTTGTTGATGTTGCAAAGAACAACAACTTGGAAGAAGGCATGGCCCTGGCAGCTATTCTCGTCAGGTGTGTGCGACTTAGCGGAAACTGTAAGAAGTTTCTGTCACAGGCTACTCCAGTGGAACCTTTCCTTCACCTTCTCAGAAGGAAAGAACAGCGTGTCAAGTACGCTGCGCTTGAATACTTCCATGAGATTCTTCAGATTCCTCG GTCCTCTGCAATTTCTTTGCTACAAAAAATATGGCAGCTAGGAGGTATTGCTATTATGCATACATTGGTGGCCTGCCTCCATCAAACTGAACCTGAGCAACGGGTTTTAGCGGCTAATCTTCTCCTTCAATTGGATATGCTG GAAAATCCAGATGGAAGGAGTGTCTTCAAAGACGAAGCAGTGGAGGTCCTACTGGAATCTCTATCATCTCAAGAAAATTTCACTGCGCAAGCACTAGCAGCGTCTTTTCTGTCAAATCTTGGAGGGACTCATTCCTGGTCAGGAGAATCCTACACTGCTGCATGGCTATCAAAGAAAGCAGGCCTCACCTCAAAATCTCATAGAAATATGATCAGAAACATCGACTGGcaggatgcttgccttcag GATACAGAAATAAGCTCATGGAGCAACAAATTTGCACGAGCAATTATAGGAATAGGAGTGCCCTTTATCAGTGCACTAGCCAAAGGATTGCAAAGCAAGGTGAAGGGAACCTCACACGACTGCCTAGTATGCGCCGCATGGCTTGCAAGTGAGCTGGCTTCCCTTGGTGAAAATGATATAagatgttatgcttgtgagatctTGTTACTTGACATAGTGCACCACCTTCATCCGGGATGCGAGCTTGATGAAAGGGTTCTAGCGTGCATGTGTGTATATAACTACACCTCTGGAAAAG GTAAGCAAAAGTTGATGAGCTTGTCAGAGGGTTCGCGAGAATCCCTTAGGAGGCTTTCATCATTCACATGGATGGCTGAGGAGTTACTTCAAGTTACAGATTACTACCTCCCTAGGAAACCA CGTGTATCATGTGTACATACACAAATCCTAGAGATTGGTCAACCTGGCAATGGAGCAGTAACTGCTATAACATTCTTTAGAGGGCAGCTCTTTGTTGGTTACTTCAATGGCACCATCAGG GCATGGGATATAAAAGGCCAGAGAGCAGTAATCATCAGAGAGGTTAAAGAGCACAAGAAAGCAGTCACGTGTTTTGCACTATCAGAAACTGGACAAAATCTCTTGAGCGGATCAGCTGACAAATCTATTCGG GTATGGAAAATGGCACAGCGCAAGCTTGAGTGTGTCGAGGTATTTCAAATAAAAGAGGCTGTGCAGAAGTTTGATATTTACGGTGACAAAATTATTGTACTAACACATAAAAACGTTCTGAAG TTCTCTTGTTCAGCAAGAAGCACCCAGACATTTTACAAGAGCAAGCATGTAAAATCCCTAGCTCTTTCTCAGGGCAAAGCTTACCTCGGCTGCGGAGACTTGAGTATACAG GAATTAGATGTATCAGTAGAATCGAAGATTGAAATAAGAGCGCCTACAAGAAGCTGGAGAATCAGTAAGCAACCAATTAACTCCATAGTAGTATATAAAGATTGGATGTACTGTGCTGGTTCTCAAGTGGAAGGATCTGCCATGAAG GATTGGAAAAAGCGATGCAAGCCTACGATGACAATGTCAATGCCAAAGGGAACAAATGTAGAGGCAATGGCAGTGGTGGAGGACTTCATCTACCTGACCTGCAATAAAAGCCCAAGTGTCATTCAG ATATGGTTGAGAGAGAAGCAGCAGAAAGTTGGAAGGCTGCCTGCAGGGAGCAAGATAACGAGCCTCTTCACTGCAAATGACATCATTTTCTGTGGAACTGAAACCGGGTTAATCAAG GCATGGATCCCTTTGTGA